The following nucleotide sequence is from Nocardioides eburneiflavus.
CCATGCCTTCTCGAGCACCTGGCTGAACACCTCGGCGGGCTGTGCGCCGGAGATGCCGTACTTCTCGTCCACGACGAAGAACGGGACGCCGCTCGCGCCGTACGCCTGCGCCTGCGCGATGTCGGCCTGGACGTCCTCGGTGAACTCGGTGCCGGCGAGCACCTCGTCGACGCGCTGCGGCTCGAGCCCGGCCGCCACGGCGACCTCGCGCAGCACGTCGTGGTCGGCCACGTCGCGGGCCTCGGTGAAGTACGCCTGCAGGAGCGCCTCCTTCACCTGCCCCTGGAGCTCGTTGCCGCCCTGCTCGTGGCCGAGGTGGATGAGCCGGTGGGCGTCGACGGTGTTGAGGTGGAGGGTCTCGGAGAGCCGGTAGACCAGGCCGTCCTCGGCCGCGACGGCCTCGACGCGGTCCTGCATCTGCTGGGCACCCGCGGGTGACTGGCCGTACTTGCGGGCCAGCATCGAGGAGGTCCTCTCCGTCGGCGTGGTCGGGGCGCCGGGGTCCAGCTGGTACGACCGCCAGTGCACCTCCACCTCGTCAGCGTGCTCGAACCCCGCGAGGGCCTTCTCGATGCGGCGCTTGCCGATGTAGCACCACGGG
It contains:
- a CDS encoding DsbA family oxidoreductase, which gives rise to MKIEIWSDVVCPWCYIGKRRIEKALAGFEHADEVEVHWRSYQLDPGAPTTPTERTSSMLARKYGQSPAGAQQMQDRVEAVAAEDGLVYRLSETLHLNTVDAHRLIHLGHEQGGNELQGQVKEALLQAYFTEARDVADHDVLREVAVAAGLEPQRVDEVLAGTEFTEDVQADIAQAQAYGASGVPFFVVDEKYGISGAQPAEVFSQVLEKAWSESHPRIEVLATADGGEACGPDGCAI